Proteins from a single region of Carassius gibelio isolate Cgi1373 ecotype wild population from Czech Republic chromosome A5, carGib1.2-hapl.c, whole genome shotgun sequence:
- the LOC128014877 gene encoding cystatin-A-like, whose product MGGSNSSTAVMSHWTPVKPVTPEVKQICLQMKLQVEESAGTCFAVYIPVDFISRNDSEINYTFVIKVDVGRNTYVHAKIFEAGGGELNVQDTCYPKSDSDPLVPF is encoded by the exons atGGGTGGATCCAATTCAAG CACTGCAGTGATGTCTCACTGGACCCCGGTGAAGCCGGTCACTCCAGAGGTGAAGCAAATCTGCCTTCAG ATGAAGTTACAAGTAGAGGAGTCGGCTGGAACCTGTTTTGCCGTTTATATTCCTGTAGATTTTATTTCCAGAAATGACAGTGAAATAAACTACACATTTGTGATAAAG GTGGACGTTGGAAGAAACACATATGTTCATGCAAAGATATTTGAAGCCGGTGGAGGAGAACTCAATGTGCAAGATACCTGCTACCCAAAATCTGACAGCGACCCTCTGGTCCCCTTCTGA